Proteins found in one Labrus bergylta chromosome 8, fLabBer1.1, whole genome shotgun sequence genomic segment:
- the jazf1b gene encoding juxtaposed with another zinc finger protein 1b: MTGIAAASFFSNACRFGGCGLHFDSLAELIVHIEDNHIDTDPRLLEKQELQQPTYVALSYINRFMTEAARREHDTLKKKVQPKLSLSLAGSLSRTSVSTPPRHTSGNLTPPVTPPITPSSSFRSNTPTGSECDEEEVDFEESDSDESWTTESAISSESILSSMCMNGGDEKPFACPVPGCKKRYKNVNGIKYHAKNGHRTQIRVRKPFKCRCGKSYKTSQGLRHHTINFHPPISTDMIRKMQQ, encoded by the exons ATGACAGGCATCGCCGCTGCGTCTTTCTTCTCCAACGCTTGTAGATTCGGGGGCTGTGGACTCCACTTCGACTCTCTGGCCGAGCTCATCGTGCACATCGAGGATAACCACATCG ACACAGACCCCCGTCTTCTGGAGaagcaggagctgcagcagccgaCATATGTTGCCCTTAGCTACATCAACAG GTTCATGACAGAGGCAGCGCGGCGAGAGCACGACACCCTGAAGAAGAAGGTGCAGCCTAAGTTGTCTCTGTCTTTGGCAGGCAGTCTGTCCCGCACCAGTGTGTCCACTCCACCTCGCCACACCAGTGGAAACCTCACCCCTCCAGTCACCCCACCCATCAccccttcctcttctttccGCAGTAACACTCCCACAG GTAGCGAGTGTGATGAGGAGGAGGTAGACTTTGAGGAGTCTGACAGCGATGAGTCGTGGACCACAGAGAGCGCCATCAGCTCCGAGTCTATCCTCAGCTCCATGTGCATGAACGGAGGAGACGAGAAGCCTTTCGCCTGCCccgtaccaggctgtaaaaagaGATACAAG AATGTGAACGGGATCAAGTATCACGCCAAAAACGGCCATCGAACCCAGATAAGGGTGCGCAAACCCTTCAAGTGCCGGTGTGGGAAGAGCTACAAAACGTCTCAGGGTCTCCGCCACCACACCATCAACTTTCACCCACCCATCTCTACCGACATGATCCGTAAGATGCAGCAGTAG